The following coding sequences are from one Aeromicrobium duanguangcaii window:
- a CDS encoding small basic family protein, giving the protein MIPVIGLVVGVTIGLILQPTVPTGLQPYVPIAIIAALDAVLGAARAFLEGRFDDRVFVISFVSNVAIAAVMVFVGDQLGVGSQLSTGVIVVLGIRIFANSAAIRRLIFHA; this is encoded by the coding sequence GTGATCCCGGTCATCGGTCTGGTCGTCGGCGTCACGATCGGCCTGATCCTGCAGCCGACCGTCCCCACGGGGCTGCAGCCCTACGTGCCCATCGCGATCATCGCGGCGCTCGACGCCGTGCTCGGTGCCGCGCGGGCTTTCCTGGAGGGTCGCTTCGACGACCGCGTCTTCGTGATCTCGTTCGTCTCCAACGTCGCCATCGCCGCGGTGATGGTGTTCGTCGGCGACCAGCTCGGCGTGGGCTCGCAGCTCTCGACCGGCGTGATCGTCGTCCTCGGCATCCGCATCTTCGCCAACTCGGCCGCCATCCGCAGGTTGATCTTCCATGCCTGA
- a CDS encoding DUF881 domain-containing protein — translation MPESFSLRNALRRRSSWIVGLLIGLLAFTMTVQWREGDETDDFSGVRGIELAELLKSLDATNARLTQQIETLEASRDDLRDSNKSTAEAREAAVRRANALAILAGTVGAEGPGIEITITAPPGAVTASVLLDAVQEMRDAGAEVISLNGVARVVAQTWFLDDDAGVRVSGRVLKPPYVMEVIGDPDTLADAVRFRGGLADRVEGRGGEVGVEERRRIRITAVADDPEPQYARPAND, via the coding sequence ATGCCTGAGTCCTTCTCCCTGCGCAACGCGCTGCGCCGCCGGTCGAGCTGGATCGTCGGCCTGCTGATCGGGCTGCTGGCCTTCACCATGACGGTGCAGTGGCGCGAGGGCGACGAGACCGACGACTTCAGCGGCGTGCGCGGCATCGAGCTGGCCGAGCTGCTGAAGTCGCTCGACGCCACGAACGCGCGCCTCACCCAGCAGATCGAGACGCTCGAGGCGTCCCGCGACGACCTGCGCGACTCCAACAAGAGCACGGCCGAGGCACGCGAGGCGGCGGTCCGGCGCGCCAACGCGCTGGCCATCCTCGCCGGCACGGTCGGTGCCGAGGGCCCGGGTATCGAGATCACGATCACCGCGCCGCCCGGGGCCGTCACGGCCTCGGTGCTGCTGGACGCCGTGCAGGAGATGCGCGACGCCGGCGCCGAGGTGATCTCGCTGAACGGCGTCGCCCGCGTCGTGGCCCAGACCTGGTTCCTCGACGACGACGCCGGCGTGCGGGTCAGCGGACGCGTCCTGAAGCCGCCGTACGTCATGGAGGTGATCGGCGATCCCGACACCCTCGCCGACGCGGTGAGGTTCCGTGGCGGCCTGGCCGACCGCGTCGAGGGACGCGGGGGAGAGGTCGGCGTCGAGGAGCGGCGCCGGATCCGCATCACCGCCGTGGCCGATGATCCCGAGCCCCAGTACGCTCGACCCGCGAACGACTGA
- a CDS encoding EamA family transporter, producing the protein MTGHIAGDQHTEVSPGTLWLALVVVYLAWGSTYLGIRVVVEDMPPLMSAGARFLTAAVLMGTFLTVRSGPRALRVHPRELRGAAVVGVLLLAGGNGGVVLGERTVPSGLAALLVAMVPLWLILLRFASGARPHLLTWVGVLVGFVGLGVLVLPGGAGGTTAGIVTIVGASLCWSIGSFMSQRMPMPTNPFVATVWEMLAGAITLLVIGTVSGERPSDFGDAAAASWIALGYLVVFGSIVGYSAYVWLLQNAPLPLVSTYAYVNPVVAVLLGALILAEPLTATILIGGAIVVVGVAMVVRAERQRPPDTPRSPRT; encoded by the coding sequence ATGACAGGGCACATCGCCGGCGACCAGCACACCGAGGTCTCCCCCGGCACCCTGTGGCTGGCGCTCGTGGTGGTCTACCTCGCTTGGGGGTCGACGTACCTGGGGATCCGTGTCGTCGTCGAGGACATGCCGCCGCTGATGTCGGCCGGCGCCCGCTTCCTCACCGCCGCCGTGCTGATGGGGACGTTCCTGACCGTCCGGTCCGGTCCACGCGCCCTGCGGGTCCATCCCCGCGAGCTGCGAGGGGCGGCGGTCGTCGGAGTCCTGCTGCTCGCCGGCGGCAACGGCGGCGTCGTCCTCGGTGAGCGCACGGTCCCGTCCGGGCTGGCGGCACTGCTGGTCGCGATGGTCCCGCTCTGGCTGATCCTGCTGCGCTTCGCCAGCGGCGCTCGCCCGCACCTGCTCACCTGGGTCGGCGTCCTCGTGGGCTTCGTGGGCCTGGGAGTGCTGGTGCTCCCCGGCGGCGCCGGCGGCACGACCGCGGGCATCGTGACCATCGTCGGTGCGTCGCTGTGCTGGTCGATCGGCTCGTTCATGTCCCAGCGGATGCCCATGCCGACGAACCCGTTCGTCGCCACCGTGTGGGAGATGCTGGCCGGCGCGATCACGCTGCTGGTCATCGGCACGGTCAGCGGCGAGCGTCCGAGCGATTTCGGTGACGCCGCGGCGGCCTCCTGGATCGCACTGGGGTACCTCGTGGTGTTCGGGTCGATCGTGGGCTACTCGGCGTACGTGTGGCTGCTGCAGAACGCGCCGCTGCCGCTCGTGTCCACCTACGCCTACGTCAATCCCGTGGTCGCGGTGCTCCTCGGCGCCCTCATCCTCGCCGAGCCCCTCACCGCCACGATCCTCATCGGTGGCGCCATCGTCGTCGTGGGCGTCGCCATGGTGGTCCGGGCCGAGCGACAACGGCCACCCGACACCCCGCGGTCGCCCAGGACATGA
- a CDS encoding phosphoenolpyruvate carboxykinase (GTP) yields MVDVDKVLDDAGLKNPHVHEFVKHWAGVTQPDRIEVVSASDDARLLQESLDAGELEPAGDGLYYSQSYWKDTARSEERTIVATSNPEDKGVYNNWRHADEIKPVVINNMTGASQGKTMYVIPYLMAAPGSPLEAYAAGIELTDNRNVVLQMIRMARVGVDLFENLKDPESFVRAVHVTGDLENLGQGTPEDKRYFVTVADERTILHFGSSYGGNALLGKIAHGLRQANWDGWASRKFLAEQYMLIAIQDKETGKKYHIAGGFPSASGKTNLAMMVAPEALGDRYYVEFFGDDIAWLWVGDDGKLYGMNPEFGVFGVAIDTNAITNPNALAAVEAGTGAIFTNTAYNVNTHETWWEGKTPDYPEDVEGWRDWKGNLISERPVEEQRSKDHVWAHPNCRFTSTMSNVPNESPDYNDPAGVPIDGIIYGGRTRDREPLIRAIEDPAEGVYDGLTLGAEATAAAEGVAGQLRYDPMSMRPFLALPEGRYAQHWLDILDQVTDKPLFAHVNWFQRDADGGYLWPGYSDNLRALLWMMDYREGRVTGRKTPVGVVPTKDELNLDGLEIDDAVLDQLLAIDVERWKQEIDLREAHLKAFDNLPERIWEAHRRVAQDLDQA; encoded by the coding sequence ATGGTCGACGTGGACAAGGTCCTGGATGACGCGGGGTTGAAGAACCCTCACGTCCATGAGTTCGTGAAGCACTGGGCGGGAGTCACCCAGCCCGATCGCATCGAGGTCGTCAGCGCCAGCGACGACGCTCGGCTGCTGCAGGAGTCGCTCGACGCGGGCGAGCTCGAGCCGGCCGGCGATGGTCTCTACTACTCGCAGAGCTACTGGAAGGACACGGCCCGCTCGGAGGAGCGGACCATCGTGGCCACCAGCAACCCCGAGGACAAGGGCGTCTACAACAACTGGCGCCATGCCGACGAGATCAAGCCGGTCGTCATCAACAACATGACGGGCGCGTCGCAGGGCAAGACGATGTACGTCATCCCCTACCTGATGGCCGCGCCCGGCTCGCCGCTGGAGGCGTACGCCGCCGGCATCGAGCTGACGGACAACCGCAACGTCGTGCTGCAGATGATCCGCATGGCTCGCGTGGGTGTCGACCTGTTCGAGAACCTGAAGGACCCCGAGAGCTTCGTTCGCGCCGTCCACGTCACGGGCGACCTGGAGAACCTCGGCCAGGGCACCCCCGAGGACAAGCGCTACTTCGTGACCGTCGCCGACGAGCGCACGATCCTGCACTTCGGCTCGTCCTACGGCGGAAACGCGCTGCTGGGCAAGATCGCCCACGGTCTGCGTCAGGCGAACTGGGACGGCTGGGCCTCGCGCAAGTTCCTCGCCGAGCAGTACATGCTCATCGCGATCCAGGACAAGGAGACCGGCAAGAAGTACCACATCGCCGGTGGCTTCCCGAGTGCCTCGGGCAAGACCAACCTCGCGATGATGGTCGCGCCGGAGGCCCTCGGCGACCGCTACTACGTCGAGTTCTTCGGCGACGACATCGCGTGGCTGTGGGTCGGCGACGACGGCAAGCTCTACGGCATGAACCCCGAGTTCGGTGTGTTCGGCGTGGCGATCGACACGAACGCGATCACCAACCCGAACGCGCTCGCGGCGGTCGAGGCCGGCACCGGCGCCATCTTCACCAACACGGCGTACAACGTGAACACGCACGAGACCTGGTGGGAGGGCAAGACGCCCGACTACCCCGAGGACGTCGAGGGGTGGCGCGACTGGAAGGGCAACCTGATCTCGGAGCGCCCCGTCGAGGAGCAGCGTTCCAAGGACCACGTGTGGGCCCACCCGAACTGCCGCTTCACGTCGACGATGTCGAACGTCCCGAACGAGTCGCCTGACTACAACGATCCGGCCGGCGTGCCGATCGACGGCATCATCTACGGTGGCCGCACGCGCGACCGCGAGCCGCTGATCCGCGCCATCGAGGATCCGGCCGAGGGCGTCTACGACGGCCTGACGCTGGGCGCCGAGGCCACCGCCGCGGCCGAGGGCGTGGCCGGTCAGCTGCGCTACGACCCGATGTCGATGCGTCCGTTCCTGGCGCTGCCCGAGGGTCGCTACGCCCAGCACTGGCTCGACATCCTCGACCAGGTCACCGACAAGCCGCTCTTCGCGCACGTCAACTGGTTCCAGCGCGATGCCGACGGTGGCTACCTGTGGCCCGGCTACAGCGACAACCTGCGCGCCCTGCTGTGGATGATGGACTACCGCGAGGGTCGGGTCACCGGTCGCAAGACGCCGGTCGGTGTCGTCCCCACGAAGGACGAGCTGAACCTCGACGGCCTCGAGATCGACGACGCCGTGCTCGATCAGCTGCTGGCGATCGACGTCGAGCGCTGGAAGCAGGAGATCGACCTGCGCGAGGCGCACCTCAAGGCGTTCGACAACCTGCCCGAGCGGATCTGGGAGGCGCACCGCCGCGTCGCCCAGGACCTCGACCAGGCCTGA
- a CDS encoding peptidoglycan DD-metalloendopeptidase family protein — MRMTRVFAGVSVLVATLASPTVVHGDEPSTPSVSTSTATTSSSPTASGPTPSSPTGSAPTGSSPTGSAPSVPVPDPLAIAPTAITELTTLALRYEANLSVAEDRRKEAAERLRDADRQRRVARAYVAQVVEYAMSPSGDPFAQKLSALAAAKEPEDLITGMFSSEQVTDAQEGHLSDAKLAFDAAQVLQARADRATRAAEKAGEAAARQLKQIGDLAEQLGLGASSTPEGLPQTRTEQESWNATAATSWKRYRKQLARLSVKPPNARRLKATGGVGKATVGSRTVEVLPVQTIRLVDALVKRIGDDYAAENTRGAWSCGGLVQVKGGYDLSGTPAQIYARTVEVDPAKPRRGDLVFTANQESGVHHVGVYIGDGKMIDAPGTRAQVGVSLVPAKPFAVTRPALGTGNNPVPRGTAKAPTTVCNATKPVAATRQAWTFPLKQGSYSISAGFGMGGGMWQSTHTGQDLAAPMGTPIYASRGGVVGLQEIGWAGTLITITHPDGTAERYAHSSKVLVQDGQSVNAGDEIALVGSRGNSTGPHLHFEIMVADRFIDPMPVLVQYLTNNGAGKGWGGYSNGQVPRGVLCATGDTLLRCDAAQRAEQLSVGFNRKFGAPLEFTAGYRDIVGQIQRGPEGTLVDIPGTSPFGWGTRFTVGSLSKKQQDWLADRARGLGLKFEGDATWSIPTA, encoded by the coding sequence ATGCGTATGACTCGGGTCTTCGCTGGGGTGTCGGTCCTGGTCGCCACGCTGGCGTCCCCGACCGTCGTCCATGGTGACGAGCCCTCCACTCCTTCGGTCAGCACCAGCACCGCCACGACCTCCTCCTCCCCCACGGCGTCCGGGCCGACGCCGTCCTCGCCGACGGGGTCCGCGCCGACGGGGTCCTCACCGACGGGGTCCGCGCCGAGCGTCCCCGTGCCCGACCCGCTGGCGATCGCCCCCACCGCCATCACCGAGCTCACGACGCTCGCGCTGCGCTACGAGGCCAACCTCAGCGTGGCCGAGGACCGGCGCAAGGAGGCGGCGGAGCGGCTGCGCGACGCCGACCGCCAGCGCCGCGTCGCCCGCGCCTACGTGGCCCAGGTCGTCGAGTACGCGATGTCGCCCAGCGGTGATCCGTTCGCCCAGAAGCTCAGCGCACTCGCGGCGGCGAAGGAGCCCGAGGACCTCATCACCGGCATGTTCAGCAGCGAGCAGGTGACGGACGCCCAGGAGGGCCACCTCAGCGACGCCAAGCTCGCCTTCGACGCCGCGCAGGTGCTGCAGGCCCGCGCGGACCGCGCCACGCGCGCCGCCGAGAAGGCCGGGGAGGCGGCGGCCCGCCAGCTGAAGCAGATCGGTGATCTGGCCGAGCAGCTCGGTCTCGGCGCCTCCTCCACCCCCGAAGGACTCCCCCAGACCCGCACGGAGCAGGAGTCCTGGAACGCGACCGCCGCCACGTCCTGGAAGCGGTACCGCAAGCAACTGGCCCGGCTCAGCGTCAAGCCGCCCAACGCCCGGCGACTGAAGGCCACCGGTGGCGTCGGAAAGGCCACCGTGGGATCGCGCACCGTCGAGGTCCTGCCCGTGCAGACGATCCGCCTGGTCGACGCCCTGGTGAAGCGCATCGGCGACGACTACGCCGCCGAGAACACCCGCGGCGCCTGGAGCTGTGGCGGGCTCGTGCAGGTCAAGGGCGGGTACGACCTCTCGGGCACGCCCGCGCAGATCTACGCCCGCACGGTCGAGGTCGACCCGGCCAAGCCGCGACGCGGCGACCTCGTCTTCACCGCGAACCAGGAGTCTGGCGTCCATCACGTCGGCGTCTACATCGGCGACGGCAAGATGATCGACGCACCGGGTACGCGCGCCCAGGTGGGCGTCTCGCTGGTGCCGGCCAAGCCGTTCGCCGTGACACGTCCTGCTCTCGGCACGGGGAACAACCCGGTGCCGCGCGGCACGGCCAAGGCGCCGACCACCGTCTGCAACGCCACCAAGCCGGTCGCCGCCACGCGCCAGGCATGGACCTTCCCGCTCAAGCAGGGCAGCTACTCGATCTCGGCCGGCTTCGGCATGGGCGGCGGCATGTGGCAGTCGACCCACACCGGTCAGGACCTCGCAGCGCCCATGGGCACCCCGATCTACGCCTCGCGCGGCGGCGTCGTCGGCCTGCAGGAGATCGGCTGGGCCGGAACGCTCATCACGATCACGCACCCCGACGGCACCGCGGAGCGCTACGCACACTCCTCGAAGGTCCTCGTGCAGGACGGCCAGAGCGTCAACGCCGGCGACGAGATCGCTCTCGTGGGCTCGCGCGGCAACTCCACCGGGCCGCACCTGCACTTCGAGATCATGGTCGCCGATCGCTTCATCGATCCGATGCCCGTGCTGGTGCAGTACCTGACCAACAACGGCGCCGGCAAGGGCTGGGGCGGCTACAGCAACGGTCAGGTTCCCCGGGGCGTCCTGTGCGCCACCGGAGACACCTTGCTGCGATGCGACGCGGCCCAGCGCGCCGAGCAGCTCTCGGTGGGGTTCAACCGCAAGTTCGGCGCGCCGCTGGAGTTCACCGCCGGCTACCGCGACATCGTGGGTCAGATCCAGCGCGGGCCCGAGGGCACGCTCGTCGACATCCCGGGCACGTCGCCCTTCGGTTGGGGCACGCGGTTCACGGTCGGCTCACTGTCGAAGAAGCAGCAGGACTGGCTCGCCGACCGGGCGCGTGGTCTCGGACTGAAGTTCGAGGGCGACGCCACCTGGTCGATCCCCACCGCCTGA
- a CDS encoding superoxide dismutase, whose product MADYTLPELPYDYGALDPHISGKIMELHHTKHHQNYVNGLNTALEKLEAAREVQEFDTINLLEKNLAFNLGGHINHSIFWKNLSPDGGDKPTGELAAAIDDNFGSWDAYRGQFEQVALGIQGSGWAITAWDTLGQRLVIVQLYDQQSNIPATLIPISQLDMWEHAFYLDYLNVKGDYVKAFWNIANWADAQERFTAATSGGQILF is encoded by the coding sequence GTGGCCGACTACACGCTGCCGGAACTGCCTTACGACTATGGGGCATTGGATCCCCACATCTCGGGCAAGATCATGGAGCTTCACCACACCAAGCACCACCAGAACTACGTCAACGGCCTCAACACCGCTCTCGAGAAGCTCGAGGCGGCCCGTGAGGTCCAGGAGTTCGACACGATCAACCTGCTCGAGAAGAACCTCGCGTTCAACCTCGGCGGACACATCAACCACTCGATCTTCTGGAAGAACCTCTCGCCGGACGGCGGCGACAAGCCGACCGGTGAGCTGGCCGCTGCCATCGACGACAACTTCGGCTCGTGGGACGCCTACCGTGGGCAGTTCGAGCAGGTCGCCCTCGGCATCCAGGGCTCGGGTTGGGCCATCACCGCGTGGGACACGCTGGGCCAGCGCCTGGTCATCGTCCAGCTCTACGATCAGCAGTCGAACATCCCCGCGACGCTGATCCCGATCTCCCAGCTCGACATGTGGGAGCACGCCTTCTACCTCGACTACCTCAACGTCAAGGGCGACTACGTCAAGGCGTTCTGGAACATCGCGAACTGGGCCGACGCGCAGGAGCGCTTCACCGCCGCCACCAGCGGCGGACAGATCCTGTTCTGA
- a CDS encoding copper resistance CopC family protein: MPAQAHTSLVSTDPAQGARLEQAPKKIVLTFTETLRQPSEASLLVDGTALTAEIDVDGPRVVVTPPADAADGTYEVNYRVVSADGHPVTGTLEFAVGDADAVVDDEGSGAATSDAGDSTQDDGSVWTSPLLLGVLVAAVALGAAVLLLVRGRSRTSGHERS; this comes from the coding sequence ATGCCTGCCCAAGCGCACACCTCCCTGGTCTCGACCGACCCCGCTCAGGGGGCACGGCTGGAACAGGCTCCCAAGAAAATCGTCCTCACCTTCACGGAGACACTGCGTCAGCCCTCCGAGGCCAGCCTGCTGGTCGACGGGACGGCGCTGACCGCCGAGATCGACGTCGATGGCCCGCGTGTCGTCGTGACCCCGCCGGCCGATGCGGCCGACGGCACCTACGAGGTCAACTATCGCGTTGTCTCGGCCGATGGGCATCCCGTGACCGGAACGCTCGAGTTCGCGGTGGGCGACGCGGACGCCGTCGTCGACGACGAGGGCAGTGGCGCAGCCACGTCCGACGCGGGCGATTCCACCCAGGACGACGGCTCAGTCTGGACCTCGCCGCTGCTGTTGGGCGTCCTCGTGGCAGCCGTCGCCCTCGGTGCCGCCGTGCTGCTTCTGGTGCGGGGTCGCTCCCGCACGTCGGGCCATGAGCGTTCCTGA
- a CDS encoding DUF881 domain-containing protein: MSRQPDSGSSVEEAESILERLAATALDDDYYAAHHSPPRPVAKVLTAVMAGVFGLLVTVAAVQTRNDRPSTEAERDALIENIRVREDLVESKQETVVGLQQQIADLQAESVVDGPGTIGLRIAAGAVAVEGPGVVITVKSSANEDRPDGRITDTDLQLVVNGLWLAGAEAVSVGGHRLTATSAIRSAGEAITVNYRSVIEPIVIEAIGDEDVLRSRWEEGPSGRYLAARAEADGVTFDVRGSDDVELGTAPEARLSVSAEPLRRSES; the protein is encoded by the coding sequence GTGAGTCGCCAGCCCGACTCCGGCTCGTCGGTCGAGGAGGCCGAGTCGATCCTGGAGCGGCTGGCCGCCACGGCGCTCGACGACGACTACTACGCCGCGCACCACTCGCCGCCCCGACCCGTCGCGAAGGTGCTCACGGCGGTGATGGCGGGCGTCTTCGGACTGCTCGTGACGGTCGCCGCGGTCCAGACCCGCAACGACCGGCCGTCGACCGAGGCCGAGCGCGATGCGCTGATCGAGAACATCCGCGTTCGTGAGGACCTCGTCGAGAGCAAGCAGGAGACCGTGGTCGGCCTCCAGCAGCAGATCGCCGACCTCCAGGCCGAGTCCGTCGTCGACGGCCCGGGCACGATCGGGCTGCGGATCGCCGCCGGCGCCGTCGCCGTCGAGGGGCCGGGCGTCGTCATCACGGTCAAGTCCTCGGCGAACGAGGACCGTCCGGACGGGCGCATCACCGACACCGATCTGCAGCTGGTCGTCAACGGACTGTGGCTCGCGGGGGCGGAGGCTGTCTCGGTCGGAGGACACCGCCTGACGGCCACCTCGGCGATCCGCTCGGCGGGCGAGGCCATCACCGTGAACTACCGGTCCGTCATCGAGCCGATCGTGATCGAGGCGATCGGCGACGAGGACGTGCTGCGCAGTCGCTGGGAGGAAGGTCCGTCCGGCCGCTATCTCGCCGCGCGTGCCGAAGCCGATGGCGTCACGTTCGACGTGCGAGGATCAGACGACGTCGAGCTCGGCACCGCCCCTGAGGCGCGGCTGTCCGTCTCGGCCGAACCACTCAGGAGGAGCGAGTCGTGA
- a CDS encoding bifunctional copper resistance protein CopD/cytochrome c oxidase assembly protein, protein MSVPERTARPGVAGLGLAALVGVGLIAVVGLIVGTGATPEPPPAGLPDPGPFVAWALPISRFLSHLLATVTVGFLLVAVVLLPSGDHLEGLAVQAVRIASRAAWGWLAAVALFYWANVADLYARPLTKVGLGQLVDYASVFATGRGLLVQAVAALVVALWAHWTFSVRQLAICVPIAVVGVAAVGMTGHSASAGSHMLATTSLVLHLVGVVVWVGGLIALAWVALRHSRRLDDAVARYSTLAAWCFAIVAISGVISASVNLGSFGGIDSTYGALVVVKAIALVGLGAFGIAQRRRLRLKSAGFTRFAVSEAVLMTLTMAVAVVLGRTATPVGEDVLTSPAELLLGRELPPEPTLGRVLVGFYPDGIGLAVVGLGTALYVTGLIMMRRRNDRWPVGRTISWFFGLAIVGWATFGGLGAYSSVTFSLHMVSHMMLSMIAPIFLVLGAPMTLALRTLPGPRRPGEHSPRSLLRDALQSPVSKFYTNPIVAAVIFLGTLYAVYYTGLFESMMRTHSGHAFMELHFLISGFLFYYVIIGIDPSPKRLSPLSRFGVLMLSVPFHAFFSVALMSSSVVIAESYYKALDRPYATDLAQDQYLGGGIAWAMGEVPLLLVIGAIFIQWFRSDSREATRGDRAADRDEDAALAKYNAYLARLEDDSPANR, encoded by the coding sequence ATGAGCGTTCCTGAGCGCACGGCCCGGCCCGGCGTCGCCGGTCTGGGCCTGGCCGCACTCGTCGGAGTCGGCCTGATCGCCGTCGTCGGGCTGATCGTCGGCACCGGCGCCACGCCCGAGCCGCCGCCGGCCGGCCTGCCCGATCCGGGGCCCTTCGTCGCCTGGGCCCTGCCGATCAGCCGCTTCCTGTCCCATCTGCTCGCCACGGTCACCGTCGGCTTCCTGCTGGTCGCCGTCGTGTTGCTGCCCTCCGGCGACCACCTCGAGGGCCTTGCCGTCCAAGCCGTGCGGATCGCGTCGAGGGCCGCCTGGGGCTGGCTCGCCGCCGTGGCGCTGTTCTACTGGGCCAACGTCGCTGACCTGTACGCGCGCCCGCTCACCAAGGTGGGCCTGGGACAGCTGGTCGACTATGCCTCCGTCTTCGCCACGGGTCGCGGACTTCTGGTCCAGGCCGTCGCCGCCCTGGTCGTCGCCCTGTGGGCCCACTGGACCTTCTCGGTGCGCCAGCTGGCGATCTGTGTGCCCATCGCCGTGGTGGGCGTGGCAGCCGTCGGCATGACGGGGCACTCCGCCTCGGCCGGCTCCCACATGCTCGCCACGACGAGCCTCGTCCTGCACCTGGTCGGCGTCGTCGTCTGGGTCGGCGGCCTGATCGCCCTGGCGTGGGTCGCCCTGCGGCACAGCCGTCGGCTCGATGACGCCGTGGCGCGCTACTCGACGCTGGCGGCCTGGTGCTTCGCGATCGTGGCGATCTCCGGCGTCATCAGCGCCAGCGTGAACCTCGGCTCGTTCGGCGGGATCGACTCCACCTACGGCGCGCTCGTCGTCGTCAAGGCGATCGCCCTGGTGGGCCTGGGCGCCTTCGGCATCGCTCAGCGACGCCGGCTGCGGCTCAAGTCCGCCGGGTTCACCCGCTTCGCGGTCTCCGAGGCCGTGCTGATGACCCTGACGATGGCGGTCGCCGTCGTGCTGGGCCGCACGGCCACCCCCGTGGGCGAGGACGTCCTGACGAGCCCCGCCGAGCTGCTGCTCGGCCGTGAGCTGCCGCCGGAGCCGACGTTGGGCCGCGTGCTGGTGGGGTTCTACCCCGACGGCATCGGCCTGGCCGTGGTCGGGCTCGGCACCGCGCTGTACGTCACCGGCCTGATCATGATGCGCCGGCGCAACGACCGGTGGCCGGTCGGCCGGACCATCAGCTGGTTCTTCGGCCTGGCCATCGTGGGCTGGGCGACGTTCGGGGGACTGGGTGCCTACTCGAGCGTCACGTTCAGCCTGCACATGGTGTCGCACATGATGCTGTCGATGATCGCGCCGATCTTCCTCGTGCTGGGCGCGCCGATGACGCTGGCCCTGCGCACGCTGCCCGGCCCGCGCCGTCCGGGAGAGCACTCGCCGCGGTCGCTGCTGCGCGACGCGCTGCAGTCGCCGGTGTCGAAGTTCTACACGAACCCGATCGTGGCCGCGGTGATCTTCCTCGGCACGCTGTACGCGGTCTACTACACCGGTCTGTTCGAGTCGATGATGCGCACCCACTCCGGGCACGCGTTCATGGAGCTGCACTTCCTGATCTCGGGGTTCCTCTTCTACTACGTGATCATCGGCATCGATCCGTCGCCGAAGCGGCTCAGCCCGCTGTCCCGGTTCGGCGTGCTGATGCTCTCGGTGCCGTTCCACGCGTTCTTCTCGGTGGCGCTGATGTCGTCGAGCGTGGTCATCGCCGAGTCCTACTACAAGGCGCTGGACCGTCCGTACGCGACGGACCTCGCGCAGGACCAGTACCTCGGCGGCGGCATCGCGTGGGCGATGGGCGAGGTCCCGCTGCTGCTGGTCATCGGCGCGATCTTCATCCAGTGGTTCCGCTCGGACTCGCGCGAGGCGACACGCGGCGATCGTGCGGCCGACCGCGACGAGGACGCCGCCCTGGCGAAGTACAACGCGTACCTGGCGCGGCTGGAGGACGACAGCCCCGCGAATCGCTGA
- a CDS encoding CDP-alcohol phosphatidyltransferase family protein produces the protein MAGKRIRRVEGSDDVETTTPSEDVVAAQDAPAPQSAPRRPAPKPKAPLTQEPAEKPAEKDSQPSLKDELFTIPNLLSAIRIVLVPVFLWLVLVPERDVLAIGVLVVSGITDYLDGKIARATGRTTRLGAILDPVADRLYILAVVVGLGLRDIIPWWLAVILPLRDVVLFSLVPFLRTRGFSALPVHFLGKAATAGLLYAFPLLLLGDGDGAVANLARVFGWAFTVWGVALYWWAGILYAVQVRRLLASTPRTP, from the coding sequence GTGGCAGGCAAGCGGATCCGCCGGGTCGAGGGCTCGGACGACGTCGAGACGACGACGCCCTCCGAGGACGTCGTCGCCGCTCAGGACGCGCCCGCGCCGCAGTCCGCCCCCCGACGCCCGGCCCCGAAGCCGAAGGCGCCACTCACGCAGGAGCCCGCGGAGAAGCCTGCGGAGAAGGACTCCCAGCCGTCCCTGAAGGACGAGCTCTTCACGATCCCCAATCTGCTCAGCGCCATCCGGATCGTCCTGGTGCCGGTCTTCCTGTGGCTCGTCCTCGTGCCCGAGCGCGACGTGCTGGCGATCGGCGTGCTCGTGGTCTCGGGCATCACCGACTACCTCGACGGCAAGATCGCCCGCGCCACGGGCCGGACCACCCGTCTGGGGGCGATCCTGGACCCGGTCGCCGACCGGCTCTACATCCTCGCTGTCGTGGTGGGCCTGGGACTGCGCGACATCATCCCGTGGTGGCTCGCGGTCATCCTGCCGCTGCGCGACGTCGTGCTGTTCTCGCTCGTGCCGTTCCTGCGCACCCGCGGCTTCAGTGCTCTGCCAGTGCACTTCCTGGGCAAGGCGGCCACCGCCGGGCTGCTGTACGCGTTCCCGCTGCTGTTGCTCGGCGACGGTGACGGGGCAGTGGCCAACCTGGCCCGCGTCTTCGGTTGGGCGTTCACGGTCTGGGGCGTGGCGCTGTACTGGTGGGCCGGGATCCTGTACGCCGTGCAGGTGCGCCGCCTGCTGGCCTCGACCCCGCGGACGCCGTGA